DNA from Brucella melitensis bv. 1 str. 16M:
CGTTCCGCCGAAAGGCCCTCGATCCTGTCGATATCGTGTTCAAGCCGCAGGCCGCCGCCAAAGAGCGGCCCCAGCCAATTGCCAAAAGCCTTGGCGGTACGCCCGATCAATGGCAGCACGGTCAGCCGGTAGAAAGCACGGTTGGCCTCGGCATAATTGGCATAGGTATTGTCGCCGGGGATACCGAGCAGCATGGGCGGAACGCCGAAGGCGAGCGCAATATCGCGCGCCGCGCCGTTTTTCGCCTCGATGAAATCCATATCCTGCGGGCTGTAGCCCATCGCCTTCCAGTCAAGGCCGCCTTCCAGAAGCAGCGGGCGCCCCGCGCCGGAAGCGCCGGTATATCCCTCCTCCAGTTCCGCTTTCAGCCGCTCGAACTGTTCCTCCGTCAGATTGCCGCCTTCCTTCGGGGCATAGACCAGCGCACCGGAAGGACGGGCGGAATTATCCAGCAGGGCTTTGTTCCACGCGCCCGCCGCATTATGAATGTCGAGCGCCATCAAGGCCGCTTCGAGCGGCGGAAAACCATAATGGTCATCCAGTGGATGGAAGAGCTTCAGATGCAGGCCGGGAGCGTCCAAGCCTGCAACCGGGATAGTGCGGCTTGCCAAACCAGAGCGATAGACCAGCGCCTGCGGCCAGCCATCGGCATCGGTTTCCACCGTCACCCGCTCCGGTCGCAGGAGATGGA
Protein-coding regions in this window:
- a CDS encoding phage portal protein; amino-acid sequence: MAWNWPWRKSAANLPARANAVSQTKMANGFVALHMERNASWIARDYSTLAREGFMRNPVAHRCVRLIAEAASTIPWLLYEGATEHEAHPLLDLLTHPQGAVEGGSFFERLYGHLLIAGNAYVERVDLPSGRMELHLLRPERVTVETDADGWPQALVYRSGLASRTIPVAGLDAPGLHLKLFHPLDDHYGFPPLEAALMALDIHNAAGAWNKALLDNSARPSGALVYAPKEGGNLTEEQFERLKAELEEGYTGASGAGRPLLLEGGLDWKAMGYSPQDMDFIEAKNGAARDIALAFGVPPMLLGIPGDNTYANYAEANRAFYRLTVLPLIGRTAKAFGNWLGPLFGGGLRLEHDIDRIEGLSAERESLWRRVSEASFLTDDEKRDAVGYQPRVGRRVS